One stretch of Rhodopirellula islandica DNA includes these proteins:
- a CDS encoding peroxiredoxin, producing the protein MSVLVTQKAPDFTATAVMPDGTFKDDFKLSDYEGKYVLLFFWPLDFTFVCPTEIIAFSDRAKEFEALGVNIIGVSIDSHFTHLAWTNTPRNEGGIGKTDYPLVADLNKQISRDYDVLLDGGVALRGLFLIDQKGFVRHQVVNDLPLGRSVDEAMRMVKALQYFETNGEVCPANWQEGSRTIKADVEGSKEFFDAEYKS; encoded by the coding sequence ATGAGTGTTTTGGTCACCCAAAAAGCCCCTGACTTCACCGCCACCGCCGTCATGCCCGATGGCACGTTCAAAGACGACTTCAAGTTGTCGGACTACGAGGGCAAGTACGTCCTGCTGTTCTTCTGGCCACTCGACTTCACCTTCGTTTGCCCAACCGAAATCATCGCGTTCAGCGACCGAGCCAAAGAGTTCGAAGCCCTCGGCGTGAACATCATCGGTGTCTCGATTGACAGCCACTTCACGCACTTGGCATGGACCAACACGCCTCGCAATGAAGGCGGCATCGGCAAGACGGATTACCCCTTGGTCGCCGATTTGAACAAACAAATCTCGCGTGACTACGACGTGCTGCTCGACGGCGGTGTCGCTCTGCGTGGACTGTTCTTGATCGACCAAAAGGGCTTCGTGCGTCACCAAGTCGTCAACGACCTGCCACTCGGCCGCAGCGTCGACGAAGCCATGCGAATGGTCAAAGCCCTTCAGTACTTTGAAACCAACGGCGAAGTCTGCCCTGCCAACTGGCAAGAAGGCTCGCGTACAATCAAAGCTGACGTGGAAGGCAGCAAAGAGTTCTTCGACGCCGAATACAAGAGCTAA
- a CDS encoding ferrochelatase has protein sequence MSELPPYDSFLLVSFGGPEGQDDVIPFLENVLRGKNVPRERMLEVVEHYRHFGGVSPINEQNRQLIAALQERFDANGIGLPIYWGNRNWDPTFADTLRQMKADGKQRSLAFFTSMFSSYSGCRQYRENIIQAREEVGEGAPLVEKVRMGFNHPGFIAAVSDNLSKAAQTIGVSPAETKVLFTAHSIPMGMADNCDYEKQLRESCRLVANACGATDWDLVYQSRSGPPSQPWLEPDVLDAIVEMDEAQKLNTLVILPIGFVSDHMEVLFDLDEEAAQLCQQRGIKMARASSVGTHPDFVEMICGLVQERLGVSNEKPALGDLGAWHDVCPQDCCQYTPRRPPVGGGRPVQAN, from the coding sequence ATGAGTGAACTGCCTCCCTACGATTCGTTTTTACTGGTGTCCTTTGGCGGCCCCGAAGGCCAGGACGACGTGATTCCGTTCTTGGAAAACGTTTTGCGAGGCAAGAATGTGCCGCGTGAACGCATGCTGGAAGTGGTGGAGCACTACCGACACTTCGGCGGCGTCAGCCCGATCAACGAGCAAAACCGTCAGCTCATCGCGGCCCTGCAAGAACGCTTTGACGCCAACGGAATTGGCTTGCCGATTTACTGGGGCAACCGCAACTGGGACCCGACCTTTGCGGACACTCTTCGCCAGATGAAGGCAGACGGCAAGCAAAGATCGTTGGCGTTCTTCACCAGCATGTTCAGCAGCTACAGCGGATGTCGCCAGTACCGCGAAAACATCATCCAGGCTCGTGAAGAGGTCGGCGAGGGCGCCCCGTTGGTCGAAAAGGTTCGGATGGGATTCAACCATCCAGGATTCATCGCGGCGGTGTCGGACAACCTTTCCAAAGCGGCCCAGACAATCGGTGTTTCACCGGCGGAGACCAAGGTGCTGTTCACCGCGCACAGCATCCCGATGGGAATGGCAGACAACTGCGATTACGAAAAACAGCTGCGTGAATCATGTCGTCTGGTTGCCAATGCCTGCGGTGCGACGGACTGGGACCTGGTCTACCAAAGCCGCAGTGGCCCGCCCTCGCAACCGTGGTTGGAACCAGACGTCTTGGACGCAATCGTCGAGATGGACGAAGCACAGAAACTGAACACGCTGGTGATTTTGCCGATTGGTTTCGTCAGCGACCACATGGAAGTGCTGTTCGATTTGGACGAAGAAGCCGCTCAGCTCTGCCAGCAGCGTGGGATCAAAATGGCGCGAGCCTCGTCGGTGGGGACGCACCCTGACTTTGTCGAAATGATCTGCGGCTTGGTCCAAGAACGCCTGGGCGTTTCGAACGAAAAACCCGCTCTGGGTGACCTGGGGGCTTGGCATGATGTGTGCCCGCAGGATTGCTGCCAGTACACCCCACGGCGACCTCCTGTTGGCGGCGGGCGACCGGTTCAAGCCAATTGA
- a CDS encoding Dabb family protein, whose amino-acid sequence MSRLAHQVFFTTKDRSDETINALLDDCQTYLNDHPGLVDFAVGRCEPDYDRPVNMDYDVALHTVFENRAAHDAYQTAPRHLEFIERQKPNWAEVRVFDSNLRD is encoded by the coding sequence ATGTCTCGACTCGCCCATCAAGTCTTCTTCACGACCAAAGACCGCAGCGACGAAACCATCAACGCGCTGCTGGACGATTGTCAAACCTACCTGAACGACCACCCCGGGTTGGTGGACTTTGCCGTGGGTCGCTGCGAGCCTGACTACGACCGCCCGGTCAACATGGACTACGACGTGGCCCTGCACACCGTTTTCGAAAACCGTGCCGCCCACGATGCTTACCAAACCGCCCCCCGGCACTTGGAATTCATCGAGCGTCAAAAACCCAACTGGGCCGAAGTTCGCGTCTTCGATTCGAACCTTCGCGACTGA
- a CDS encoding YidC/Oxa1 family insertase periplasmic-domain containing protein translates to MERRLFSFILSSMAFFLIYMSLRTMFAPPLPPEEDVVAEIDGETVESAEDLVADTDPDAPGDSEQAPEDADAITRPESPTWSTLGSMDAASGYVMLVTLNSRGGGIERIELTERKENGRLKYRRVDVRSGYLGYLAADPAATDLGIRVNVVGPGTPADLATASSVPGGLKPGDIITGFNDTNVNNLSMLREAMLETKPGEDATVTVLRNEKPIEFKTTLSEHPLDLVRLAEHGGDDEVEGNLSRLSCLLTVGRVGRREIQSGEKTIEGMVDTGDLIWDASQNGDQVSYQLQLSDSEMKPASGKSVGLQRTYSLKPDSYSLDMDVQIDNRAEEAQELAYRIEGANGITLEGWWYSNKISPNWGGSAARDVVYKTTAEGHELVSGYALLKRAKNESEANDQTLFAPDSAPPARDLSYIGVDAQYFTVAMLPPEGQASLQTFRRAAANIIADPNAVPDNKERAVNASFYLDSAIADVPPGSSLKQSLRLFAGPKQPDVMEAYGLGDCIYYGWFSFVAKPLGGLLHLFSNVGNYALAIVLLTLCVRGLMFPLSRKAAINAQRMQELAPELKKIAEKHKDDMEARVRAQRELQQRVGFNPMAGCAPMFLQLPIFIGLYRTLSVDIELRQAAFASWTTWASNLAAPDMMYYWGDWMWDYLAGRGTGWLGPYFNILPMIVVSLFLAQQKMFMPPATDEQTAMTQKMMNYMTLVMGLFFFRVPAGLCIYFITSSLWGIGERVLVKKTLPSKPHFDPATLQGGGTVDGKVNDSAGANGKKNSDSKPKTMADRLRERLGTPEVEAAPLPKDRKRPPSGKSGKPGNKKRR, encoded by the coding sequence GTGGAACGCCGACTCTTTTCGTTCATCCTCTCGTCGATGGCGTTTTTCCTGATCTACATGTCCCTCCGGACCATGTTCGCGCCACCACTGCCCCCCGAGGAAGACGTGGTCGCCGAAATCGATGGCGAAACCGTCGAGTCAGCGGAGGACTTGGTGGCTGACACGGACCCGGATGCGCCCGGCGACAGTGAACAGGCCCCGGAGGATGCCGACGCGATCACTCGCCCCGAATCGCCGACCTGGTCAACGCTCGGTTCGATGGACGCGGCCAGTGGCTATGTGATGCTGGTCACCCTGAACAGTCGCGGCGGTGGCATTGAACGGATCGAACTGACCGAACGAAAAGAAAACGGTCGCCTGAAGTATCGACGCGTCGACGTCCGCTCCGGTTACCTCGGTTATTTGGCCGCGGACCCCGCCGCCACCGACCTTGGCATCCGAGTCAACGTGGTCGGCCCCGGCACGCCAGCTGATCTGGCAACCGCCTCGAGCGTGCCAGGCGGACTGAAGCCGGGCGATATCATCACCGGTTTCAACGACACCAACGTCAACAACCTGTCGATGCTTCGGGAAGCGATGCTGGAAACCAAACCGGGCGAAGACGCCACGGTCACGGTTCTGCGAAACGAAAAACCGATTGAATTCAAAACCACCTTGTCCGAGCATCCCTTGGACCTGGTCCGCTTGGCCGAGCACGGCGGCGATGACGAGGTCGAAGGCAACCTCTCTCGACTGTCGTGCTTGCTGACCGTGGGCCGCGTGGGACGACGCGAAATTCAATCGGGCGAGAAAACCATCGAGGGAATGGTCGACACGGGCGATCTGATCTGGGACGCCTCTCAGAACGGCGACCAAGTTTCCTACCAACTGCAACTGTCCGATTCCGAGATGAAGCCGGCCTCAGGCAAATCGGTGGGGCTGCAACGAACTTACTCGCTGAAGCCAGACAGCTACTCATTGGACATGGATGTTCAAATCGACAACCGTGCCGAGGAAGCTCAAGAACTGGCTTACCGAATCGAAGGTGCCAACGGCATCACGCTGGAAGGTTGGTGGTACAGCAACAAGATCAGTCCCAACTGGGGCGGTTCCGCCGCTCGCGATGTCGTCTACAAGACCACCGCAGAAGGCCACGAACTGGTCTCGGGATACGCGTTGCTGAAACGAGCCAAGAATGAATCCGAAGCAAACGACCAAACGTTGTTTGCCCCCGACTCCGCTCCACCAGCTCGCGACCTGAGCTACATCGGCGTCGACGCACAGTACTTCACTGTCGCGATGTTGCCCCCGGAAGGCCAAGCCTCACTGCAAACCTTCCGTCGCGCTGCCGCGAATATCATCGCCGACCCCAATGCCGTCCCAGACAACAAAGAACGCGCGGTCAACGCCAGCTTCTACCTCGACAGCGCCATCGCCGATGTGCCCCCGGGATCCTCCCTGAAACAATCGCTGCGATTGTTCGCGGGCCCGAAACAACCCGACGTGATGGAAGCCTACGGCTTGGGTGATTGCATCTATTACGGTTGGTTCTCGTTTGTCGCCAAACCTCTTGGCGGCCTGCTGCACCTGTTCTCCAACGTCGGCAACTACGCGTTGGCAATCGTGCTGCTGACGTTGTGCGTACGAGGCCTGATGTTCCCGCTTTCGCGAAAAGCGGCGATCAATGCGCAACGCATGCAAGAGCTGGCCCCTGAACTGAAGAAGATCGCCGAGAAGCACAAAGACGACATGGAGGCTCGCGTCCGAGCCCAACGGGAACTGCAGCAACGCGTCGGCTTCAATCCGATGGCAGGCTGTGCCCCGATGTTCCTGCAGTTGCCAATCTTCATCGGCCTGTACCGAACCCTGTCGGTGGACATCGAACTGCGACAAGCCGCGTTTGCTTCCTGGACAACCTGGGCGTCGAACCTGGCCGCTCCCGACATGATGTACTACTGGGGCGACTGGATGTGGGACTACTTAGCCGGCCGCGGCACCGGTTGGTTGGGACCGTACTTCAACATCCTGCCGATGATCGTGGTCTCGCTGTTCCTGGCCCAGCAAAAAATGTTCATGCCACCGGCAACGGATGAACAAACCGCGATGACGCAAAAGATGATGAACTACATGACCTTGGTCATGGGCCTGTTCTTCTTCCGCGTGCCAGCTGGACTGTGCATCTACTTCATCACCAGCAGTCTGTGGGGCATCGGCGAACGAGTCTTGGTCAAAAAGACACTTCCGTCCAAGCCACACTTTGACCCGGCGACACTGCAAGGTGGCGGTACAGTCGATGGCAAAGTCAACGATTCCGCGGGCGCCAATGGAAAGAAAAATTCCGACAGCAAACCGAAAACGATGGCCGATCGACTCCGCGAGCGATTGGGAACGCCGGAAGTAGAAGCTGCCCCGTTGCCCAAGGACCGCAAACGACCACCCTCCGGGAAGTCCGGCAAACCCGGCAACAAAAAACGCCGCTAG
- a CDS encoding acetolactate synthase, with protein sequence MSFGAGADTQFETMHGREFPAIRQFTIFLENRVGQLLEVVRRFEGTGIRIVALSINDAAECAFVRFLISDADRGREILERAGLAIIESDLVGVELPEGPQPLLRVCTALLQAELNIIQAYPLFVRPHGKPAVAIMVENIDLAMKTLSEKGFRIITEDDLDADNLPPQDIY encoded by the coding sequence ATGAGCTTTGGAGCCGGTGCCGACACGCAATTCGAAACCATGCACGGTCGCGAATTCCCCGCGATCCGTCAGTTCACCATTTTTCTCGAGAACCGAGTCGGGCAATTGCTCGAAGTCGTGCGTCGATTCGAGGGGACTGGGATTCGAATTGTGGCCCTGTCAATCAATGATGCCGCAGAATGTGCGTTCGTTCGTTTCCTGATCAGCGATGCGGACCGCGGTCGCGAGATTCTGGAACGCGCTGGACTGGCCATCATCGAATCCGACTTGGTCGGCGTCGAACTTCCTGAAGGCCCCCAACCGTTGCTCCGAGTTTGCACGGCGCTGCTGCAAGCCGAATTGAATATCATTCAGGCTTACCCATTGTTCGTGCGTCCACACGGCAAACCCGCGGTCGCGATCATGGTGGAAAACATCGACTTGGCGATGAAAACGCTCAGCGAAAAAGGCTTTCGGATCATCACCGAAGACGACCTCGATGCGGACAACCTCCCGCCTCAAGACATCTACTGA
- a CDS encoding DUF1559 domain-containing protein encodes MNASRKHQGFTLVELLVVIAIIGVLVGLLLPAVQAAREAARRMSCSNNFKQLGLAIHNYHSAYNAMPKHGSGTYTDYPTDNGINPPGGNRSDLSVLVGMLPFVEQQGLWEVISNPTASGFQAMGPWPNRQLAAHAAVPYDPWLTNIPTFRCPSDPGVGLPAHGRTNYAVCLGDSGTLCDVGDTTDLGNSRGLRIYQQTACRGAFIPRTQTKFRGILDGLSNTIAMGEIITDLGDYDTRSHAVDSPVEVWRENNALSCRQYIDVDRPQFWRNDGSTPFTGDSEQRRGFKWALARPLYTGFVTVLAPNDELCFQGNQEREGDVTPSSRHQGGVHVLMCDGAVKFITDSIEAGNSNSAQVRHGGGFLTPGSPSPFGVWGALGTRAAKEIIDAEF; translated from the coding sequence ATGAATGCTTCCAGAAAGCATCAGGGCTTCACGTTGGTGGAGTTGCTGGTGGTGATCGCCATCATTGGCGTTTTGGTCGGTTTGCTTTTACCGGCCGTCCAGGCTGCTCGTGAAGCCGCTCGCCGAATGAGTTGCAGCAACAACTTCAAGCAACTTGGTTTGGCAATTCACAACTATCACTCGGCTTACAACGCGATGCCGAAGCACGGTTCAGGGACCTACACCGATTATCCAACGGACAACGGGATCAACCCGCCCGGCGGAAACCGATCGGATTTGTCTGTTTTGGTAGGCATGTTGCCGTTCGTCGAGCAGCAAGGATTGTGGGAAGTGATCAGCAACCCAACGGCTTCCGGTTTCCAGGCGATGGGGCCTTGGCCCAATCGTCAATTGGCTGCCCACGCTGCTGTTCCTTATGATCCGTGGCTGACCAACATTCCTACCTTTCGTTGCCCCAGTGATCCCGGCGTTGGCTTGCCCGCTCACGGTCGTACGAACTATGCCGTGTGCCTCGGTGACTCGGGAACGTTGTGCGACGTTGGTGACACCACCGACTTGGGTAACAGTCGCGGTTTGCGGATCTATCAACAAACGGCCTGTCGCGGGGCTTTCATTCCCCGGACGCAAACCAAGTTCCGCGGGATCTTGGATGGTCTGTCCAACACCATTGCAATGGGCGAAATCATCACCGACTTGGGTGACTACGACACTCGCTCTCACGCAGTGGACAGCCCTGTTGAGGTTTGGCGTGAAAACAACGCGTTGTCGTGTCGGCAGTACATCGATGTGGACCGCCCTCAGTTCTGGCGGAACGATGGTTCCACACCATTCACCGGAGATTCAGAGCAGCGTCGCGGTTTTAAATGGGCACTCGCTCGCCCGTTGTACACGGGCTTCGTCACTGTCCTGGCTCCTAACGATGAGTTGTGTTTCCAAGGCAACCAGGAACGGGAAGGCGACGTCACGCCCAGCAGTCGTCACCAAGGTGGCGTGCATGTCCTGATGTGCGACGGTGCGGTCAAGTTCATCACGGACTCGATCGAAGCCGGCAACAGCAACAGCGCTCAAGTGCGACACGGTGGCGGATTCTTGACCCCTGGTTCGCCATCACCGTTCGGCGTCTGGGGAGCCTTGGGCACTCGCGCCGCGAAAGAAATCATCGACGCAGAATTCTGA